Genomic DNA from Salinibacter pepae:
ATGAATCGGCAGTCCCACGCCCGCAATGGCCCTGCGTTCCGTTCCGCACCAGAAAAAGGAAACGCCTGACCGGACCGGTGGCCCGACCAGGCGTCACGATGCGCTTACAGGTCTCGTCCGGCGGCGCGGGCGGTCTCGTCACGCCCCCACCCCGGACGCTCCCTGGCAGGGGAGAACAGAAAGCGCCGGAGACGTGCCGCTACTGGATCTCAATCTGACGGCGCGTGCTCGTCTCCGTCTTCGGGACATTGATTGCCAGCACGCCCTCGTCGTAGGTGGCCTCCACGCGGTCCGGATCCACCGCGTCCGGAAGGGTAAACGTCCGGTGGAAGTTGCCAAAGGCGCGCTCCACGCGCACGTACTCTTCGCCGTCCTCCTGCCGCTCACTGGACCGCTCGCCGCTCACAGTCAGCGTGTTGTTCTGGAGGTTGATGGCGATGTCGTCCTTCGTCATGCCGGGCACGTCGAGGCGAATGTGGAACGCGTCGTCCGTCTCCGACAGGTCCGTCCGGGGGGCCCAGACGGCCGACGTGTCGTCGTCGCTTCCTCGACCGAAAAACTGGTCGAAGATGCTGTCCACCTCACGCTGGAGGTCGCGAATCGTGCGGTTCGGGGTGCGGCGTGTGAGCTGCGTCATGGGTGATCACCTCTGTACAGGTTGTTCGAGAGTCTCACGAACGTGTCAACCAGGGCGTCGCACAACGCCC
This window encodes:
- a CDS encoding Hsp20/alpha crystallin family protein, giving the protein MTQLTRRTPNRTIRDLQREVDSIFDQFFGRGSDDDTSAVWAPRTDLSETDDAFHIRLDVPGMTKDDIAINLQNNTLTVSGERSSERQEDGEEYVRVERAFGNFHRTFTLPDAVDPDRVEATYDEGVLAINVPKTETSTRRQIEIQ